A window of the Fusarium fujikuroi IMI 58289 draft genome, chromosome FFUJ_chr09 genome harbors these coding sequences:
- a CDS encoding related to RTM1 protein, whose translation MAAVELYHYHPSFILSLVSLGLFSASTVVCVLQMIRCRTWFFIPFILGCAVEATGYAFRAASASESPDWTFVPYAIQTFAFLLGPNLITASIYMILSKIIIALDAEIYALVPVKVIPKVFISGDTIALAAQFTGAGILVNATSIAQQKTAQLIIIGGLAFQVYFFGFFTSVLHIVHSRVIDNPSRKSTNLTMPWKRWIIVLYIACGLVIARSVYRVLEYATGPLGILQATEIYFYIFDAGFIFLATLLLNIFHPRQLSTVSTDDLEDTDVETVPDTPSKPPPQYQPPRTPPKYLQPPPYLPSYANLRNRGSYYHYPQSPYRTQSYIQYPPPLHYYQQRRPPTLAHHRPRTNRTYKSFNTSLSSSSSFVSIYNPKTGQYEPFRR comes from the exons ATGGCAGCAGTCGAGCTGTACCATTATCATCCTTCTTTTATTCTCTCTCTAGTTTCTCTCGGTTTATTCTCTGCTTCAACGGTGGTGTGTGTGTTGCAGATGATACGATGTAGGACTTGGTTCTTTATTCCGTTCATTTTGGGCTGTGCTG TCGAGGCTACTGGTTATGCTTTTCGTGCTGCATCAGCTTCTGAATCACCAGACTGGACTTTCGTTCCTTATGCTATTCAGACCTTTGCCTTTCTTTTGGGTCCAAATTTGATTACTGCGAGTATCTATATGATTCTTAGCAAAATAATCATTGCTCTGGATGCAGAGATTTATGCACTCGTTCCGGTCAAAGTAATCCCCAAGGTCTTCATCTCTGGTGACACGATCGCTTTGGCAGCACAATTCACAG GTGCTGGCATATTAGTCAACGCTACTTCAATTGCTCAGCAAAAAACAGCCCAGCTTATAATTATCGGCGGTCTAGCTTTCCAGGTCTATttcttcggcttcttcaCATCGGTCTTGCACATTGTGCACAGCCGCGTTATCGATAACCCATCTCGCAAAAGCACCAATCTGACCATGCCTTGGAAACGCTGGATCATCGTTCTTTACATCGCCTGTGGACTTGTAATCGCTCGGTCAGTCTATCGAGTACTGGAGTATGCCACTGGTCCCCTCGGCATTCTTCAAGCAACGGAGATCTACTTCTACATCTTCGACGCAGGattcatcttcctcgctaCACTTCTTCTTAACATATTCCACCCGAGACAACTATCTACAGTTTCTACAGATGACCTGGAAGATACAGATGTCGAAACTGTCCCCGACACTCCTTCAAAGCCCCCTCCTCAGTATCAGCCGCCTCGGACTCCTCCGAAATACCTGCAACCACCGCCATATCTTCCGTCTTATGCAAATCTTAGGAATCGCGGATCTTATTATCATTACCCTCAGTCCCCTTACAGAACTCAGTCATATATACAGTATCCACCTCCTCTGCACTACTACCAGCAGAGAAGACCTCCTACGctagctcatcatcgtccacGGACTAACAGAACTTACAAGAGCTTCAATACTTCATTGAGCTCTTCTTCTAGTTTTGTCAGTATATACAATCCTAAGACCGGCCAGTATGAGCCGTTCAGGCGGTAG
- a CDS encoding related to Carboxymuconolactone decarboxylase, producing MSQNQEFSEGFKKGLKVRGEVLGEEYVSKAVASLDNEYWKPAQELITEYAWGNVWTRPGLDRKQRSLLTLAFLTAQKAWPELTLHTKGAMRNGLTEIEIREAVLQSMVYLGAPVGLEAMRVTEKAINEFKAQGGGEASGSKDE from the exons ATGTCTCAAAATCAAGAATTCAGCGAAGGTTTTAAAAAGGGCCTCAAAGTCCGCGGCGAAGTTCTCGGTGAAGAATACGTCTCCAAAGCAGTCGCAAGTCTCGACAACGAATACTGGAAACCCGCGCAAGAGCTCATCACAGAATATGCTTGGGGAAATGTATGGACTCGGCCTGGCCTTGATAGGAAGCAGAGAAGTCTTCTCA CGCTGGCGTTTTTGACGGCTCAAAAGGCATGGCCGGAATTGACGCTGCATACAAAGGGAGCTATGCGGAACGGTTTGACAGAGATCGAGATTCGAGAGGCAGTTTTGCAGTCGATGGTTTATCTTGGTGCTCCTGTTGGGCTGGAAGCGATGAGGGTTACGGAGAAGGCTATCAATGAGTTTAAGGCGCAGGGTGGAGGAGAAGCCAGTGGTTCAAAGGATGAATGA